GACAACTGAAAATAGAGAAATTATTGAAAATTTTGTGACAATCATGGAAGCTCCTTTTGCAGAGCGGCTGCGACGTATTCGAAAGTATGGCTACAGAAAAAATCGTGCCTTTCATACTTTAGTTTTCACGACACTCATTCTCACAAAATTTGCTTATAAGGAGTAATATGCATGCTAGATTATTTTAGCCAAAAAAACTGGATTCTCTTGAGAGAATTGGTTAAAACAGACTTCAAATTGCGTTATCAAGGCAGTTTCATTGGGCATTTGTGGTCGATTTTAAAACCCTTAATGCTTTTTACCATTATGTATCTTGTTTTCGTTCGTTTCCTGCGTTTTGATGATGGGACGCCTCATTATGCAGTATCGCTTCTCTTAGGGATGGTGACTTGGAACTTTTTCTCAGAAGCGACCAATATGGGCATGATGTCCATTGTTGCTCGAGGGGACTTACTGCGAAAACTGAATTTTTCTAAATCAATTATCGTTTTTTCAGCTATTACTGGTGCAGCGATTAACTATGCGATCAATTTGTTGGTTGTTTTTGCTTTTGCTCTGATTAATGGAGTATCAATCACGCTAGGATGGCTAGTTATTATCCCGCTTTTTCTGGAATTAGTTTTGATTTCAGCTGGTTTTGCCTTTATGTTGGCGACACTTTTTGTTAAATATCGTGATATTGGACCCATTTGGGAAGTAGTGCTGCAGGCAGGCCTGTATGCGACACCGATTATTTATTCACTGACTTATATCCTGAAGGGTGGGCATGTTTTGGTCGCTAAGCTGATGATGCTGAATCCAATGGCTCAGATTATTCAAGATCTTCGTCATTTTATCGTTTTCTCAGGCAGTACTCGGGGCTGGGATTTGATGGACCATTACTGGATTGCTCTGATTCCTTATTTATTGCCAGTAGTGATATTTGGACTTGGATATTATATCTTTAATAAAAATGCTAAGAGATTTGCGGAGATTCTATAATGTCAAATAATATTGCAGTAAAAGTTGACCATGTTAGTAAGTTTTTTAAACTGCCAACAGAGTCAACACAAAGTTTAAGAACAAGTCTAGTCAACCGCTTTCGGGGAATCAAAGGTTACAAAGAGCAGAATGTTCTTAAGGATATTTCCTTTGAAGTGGAAAAGGGAGATTTCTATGGAATTGTTGGCCGTAATGGTTCTGGCAAGTCCACTCTTCTTAAAATTATCTCAGAGATTTATATTCCCGAAAAGGGCACAGTGACCATCGATGGCAAATTGGTTTCTTTTATCGAGTTGGGTGTCGGCTTCAATCCAGAGCTGACCGGCCGGGAAAATGTCTATATGAATGGCGCTATGCTGGGCTTCTCAACTGAAGAAGTAGATGCCATGTACGATGATATCGTGGAGTTTGCTGAGCTGGGTGAGTTTATGAATCAAAAACTTAAAAATTATTCTAGCGGGATGCAGGTTCGCTTGGCTTTTTCAGTTGCAATCAAGGCTCAAGGGGACATTCTGATTTTGGATGAGGTTCTGGCTGTGGGGGACGAAGCCTTTCAGCGCAAGTGTAATGATTATTTCATGGAACGGAAGCATTCAGGAAAGACAACTATTTTAGTAACTCACGATATGAATGCCGTCAAAAAGTATTGTAATAAAGCTGTTTTGATTGAAAATGGATTAGTCAAAGTTGTCGGAAATCCAGATGATGTAGCTAACCAATACAGTCTGGATAATGCAACTGACACAAAAGCCATGAACGAAGATTATGTCGCTGAAAAGGAATCTGAGGCAGTATCTGATTTAGAGGTTCGTCTACTAAGCTCTCCTCAGACAGCACCAACTGAAGAAATTGAATTTGAAATTAGCTATCAAGTCAATCAGAATATGGCAACCTACATAGCTTTTTCACTGACTGATATTGACCGTACCATTTGGTTGTATAATGATAATTCAATGGATAATTTGACAGAAGGAACAGGAAAAAAGACACTAAAATACAAATGCCATCTTTCCCAAATCAATCATGCAAAATTGAAATTGCAGGTTTCTGTGCGTGATGAAGAGAATCAGATTTTAGCCTTTGCAGATTCTAAGAATACTCCGGTCCTTATTATCAGCCGACGGGATATTGAAGATGGCGATACCTCTGCAAAAGACTCAGCAACGGGATTGATTCAGCGTAATGGGGTCTGGGAGATCTCTCAATAAAATGATAAGGTGTTTTCATGGAACGAATATTACTCTATGTTCATTTTAATAAATATAAGCGCGTGAGTAATCATGTCTTCTACCAATTAGAACAGCTCAAGCCCTTGTTTTCCAAAATCCTTTTTATTTCAAATAGTTATATAGAGGAAAAAGTTAAGAAAAAGTTGCAAGAAGCATTTGGAATAAGCAATGTGTTGGAGCGGGACAATCAAGGTTATGATTTTGCGGCTTGGCGGGATGGAATGAGCGCCATAGGTTTTGAGGAGCTCAAAACCTACGACTCTCTGACTTTGATGAATGATACTTGTTTTGGTCCGCTCTGGGATTTGGAGCCTATTTATAAGAGGTTTGAGGCGGACGCTCAGGTTGATTTTTGGGGTATGACCAACTTTCGAAAAACAAAGTATTTTGAAGAACATCTGCAGAGCTATTTTGTTACCTTTAAGCAGCAGATATTGAGGGCGACTTATTTTCAAGAATTTTGGGAACAGGTAAAAGATTTTACTGATGTTCAAGATGTGATTGACCGCTACGAGACGAAATTCACCCAATATTTTACAGAGGCAGGTTTTACCTATCAGGTTGCCTTTGATACTCGTCTAGAAGAAGCAGAGGATTTAATCCATCCAGACTTTACTTATTATAAGCCTTTTACTATTCTTGAGAAAAAGGTTCCCTTTTTGAAAGTGAAAGCTATCAGTGGCAATCCTTTTTCTGCGAGGTATCTGCTGGAAGAAATCAAAGAGAGAACTTCTTATCCTGTTTCTTTAATTTCCGAGCATATATTTGAATATATTGGTCCAGATGTACCCTGCCTTTTGCAGGATAAGCAGCTTTCGAGAGATGATAAGAATGACTCGCCAGAAAAGCCGGTAGCTCTTCATATTCATGTGACAGACCTTCAAGTCTTCGAGCAATTTAAAGAAAAATGGGAAGATCTTTCTCTACAATACCAATTTGTGGTGACGACAGCTGACGAAGAAATCTTTGCTCAGCTTTTGGGAAACGTATCAGACCGCTATCAGGTTCTTTTTGGAAAAGAAGAAAATCCTATGCAGGCGATGCTT
This genomic window from Streptococcus cristatus AS 1.3089 contains:
- a CDS encoding ABC transporter permease, with the translated sequence MLDYFSQKNWILLRELVKTDFKLRYQGSFIGHLWSILKPLMLFTIMYLVFVRFLRFDDGTPHYAVSLLLGMVTWNFFSEATNMGMMSIVARGDLLRKLNFSKSIIVFSAITGAAINYAINLLVVFAFALINGVSITLGWLVIIPLFLELVLISAGFAFMLATLFVKYRDIGPIWEVVLQAGLYATPIIYSLTYILKGGHVLVAKLMMLNPMAQIIQDLRHFIVFSGSTRGWDLMDHYWIALIPYLLPVVIFGLGYYIFNKNAKRFAEIL
- a CDS encoding ABC transporter ATP-binding protein, producing the protein MSNNIAVKVDHVSKFFKLPTESTQSLRTSLVNRFRGIKGYKEQNVLKDISFEVEKGDFYGIVGRNGSGKSTLLKIISEIYIPEKGTVTIDGKLVSFIELGVGFNPELTGRENVYMNGAMLGFSTEEVDAMYDDIVEFAELGEFMNQKLKNYSSGMQVRLAFSVAIKAQGDILILDEVLAVGDEAFQRKCNDYFMERKHSGKTTILVTHDMNAVKKYCNKAVLIENGLVKVVGNPDDVANQYSLDNATDTKAMNEDYVAEKESEAVSDLEVRLLSSPQTAPTEEIEFEISYQVNQNMATYIAFSLTDIDRTIWLYNDNSMDNLTEGTGKKTLKYKCHLSQINHAKLKLQVSVRDEENQILAFADSKNTPVLIISRRDIEDGDTSAKDSATGLIQRNGVWEISQ
- a CDS encoding rhamnan synthesis F family protein; the encoded protein is MERILLYVHFNKYKRVSNHVFYQLEQLKPLFSKILFISNSYIEEKVKKKLQEAFGISNVLERDNQGYDFAAWRDGMSAIGFEELKTYDSLTLMNDTCFGPLWDLEPIYKRFEADAQVDFWGMTNFRKTKYFEEHLQSYFVTFKQQILRATYFQEFWEQVKDFTDVQDVIDRYETKFTQYFTEAGFTYQVAFDTRLEEAEDLIHPDFTYYKPFTILEKKVPFLKVKAISGNPFSARYLLEEIKERTSYPVSLISEHIFEYIGPDVPCLLQDKQLSRDDKNDSPEKPVALHIHVTDLQVFEQFKEKWEDLSLQYQFVVTTADEEIFAQLLGNVSDRYQVLFGKEENPMQAMLEQSELLQQFAFVGHISTAILVDGMPQLDNWMRSELMEMMFENANASIKVLEQDDKLGLVIPDLPSLVRYGLFEQKIFRKEMAAIWQKLHCQKPFDFEQHPVFARVYGGFFWFKPSVLTGLFQNEYQLSAQIEPQVLESLLVYLAWDQDYDFKIMPRTPLPALLDLQREAEQLIQQKGKLVHKSLAKKVRRYLSNLFKS